cgaagacgtatcagtactacctccatcctagtttattggtcctctccgtattttgtgccaaaatttgattatagatttaactgacaaaatgttaatgcatgtcacaaaatttgtgacatgcattaacattttgttaattAAATTTATGGTAATTTTTTTGCATAAATactaaggggaccaataaacctggacgggggtagtaacatacacatatccctagactatgttactaccttcatagtgggtagtaacataagtgtggtgtcatgcaaagaTTTATTTATTAGATTATAGACTCATATTGTATTGGTATGTGTATTGTTAATCATAGTATGAGTAACTAGCTAACTTACTCAAACTATCTAGgtcctcattaactcattgtcaCATAGGCAAATTTGccgagttggactcgatgttactgctgaaattACTCCCACTTTGGCTAGTCTCAtactatgagtaacatcacacgtagtacgacaagatgagtctacaagctaataaatgaagtgtttcatgataccacacatatgttactcctcactatgaaggtagtaatatagactagtaacaagTGCATGGTCTTTCTTTGCCTCAACTTCTGataaatgatactccctccgtcccataatataagacgtttttgccactagtgtagtgtcaaaagaATCTTACATTATGGAGAGAGCGAGTAGTAGTTAGTTATGCAGGAGATATGGAGTTGCTCTGAGGTCGTCATGTTGTTTTGTTTTGGGTTGCTTCCCGGGAGGCGAGTTTTCGCTGTGTTGTTTTTCTCTCTGGGCCGAGCATCACATGTCTCTCTGCTCCGGACACCATATTCACACATGTTGCGTTCGTGTCATCCGTTGTACCACCACATGTATTCACTCTTatcttcttctatcaatgaaatgatacgtaACCTTTGCAtattcgagagagagagagaaaatgagAGATGGCACGACTGTCTGTAGGCCGCGCTCCGTAGTGAAATTCAGGCCTCACCGACATTTACACCATCGAGTAAAATTCACTCCAATTGCAACTTTCATCTGATCCTTGACTCCAAGCCAATTAAAATAGACCTCGACCGTGCAGACCCTCCTTTCATTTCTGGGTCCGCCACTATTGCCACCGtacagggcctctttgatttgcaggattttaaAAGCGTAGGAATAGAAAAGGTATAGGATTGAAGTGTCACGGTCACTTGAATCCAATAAGAATAGCAACGAATGTTTGATCTCACAGGAAAAGCAAAGGAATTGTAAAAAAAATATTGAAGTGGATGTTAGATTttctatgaaatgtagtacaaaatatTTCAAAGAAAATATTCCTATgtgattcaatcctatgaatcaaaggacaaATGTAGGAAAAATTCCAAAGGATTTCAATCCTTCAAAACTCCTatagaattcctttgaatcaaagaagccctaatCCGGCGGCTACGAAGGATGGATCTCGGGCGTCCATTGCTTCAGTCGTCCAAGGAATTTTTGTGCACGTTGTTTCCTGCACGCTCATTTTCTCTCCCCTGTATGACCGCCTTTTCTCGTGGACTACTCTCTTCTTCCTCTGCATACCACACATAGGTTCTGCACACGCAGTAATATTTTTTTCTCAACCTCGTCCACAACTGCTCCATGGTAGAGCGTTGGTCATGCTCGTAGTCTTCTCTTACCCTTACCCACACGCAGGTGTAAACGTCAAGGCTACACGAGCAACATACTGTTGTACCAACGACCACATCAACTCACACGAGAAAcgacattttcttttctttttgtgcaGACTACTCCAAGTTGTGGTCATGTGGTGGTTTTTCTCCACTGATGACGATGGAGAGCAAATGCGAGGTCAACTCTTTTGGTTGAAGGCGTCACTGGCTGTAGTTGCCCGCTGCGTCGCCTTTCTTGATCTGGCCGCCCACTAAAGTGCAAAGCTGCCGTCCGAATATACGGATCAGACGAACAAAACATCCGAAACACTCTCGGCTAGCCCACCTAAATGCCAACCAGTCCCTACCAGGCTACCACTTCAACGATATTACGCGAAAACATCCCCGGATTATTTTATCTTCACAAACATAGATCCAAAAAGGACTGCAGCTTGAGTAAATTATTTACTAGTATAGCTTCCAAATGCAACGCACGACCACGTCTTCGTCTTGGGAACCCCGGCCAAGACCGGCAGGATAGCGTGGCTCCGTCGTCGCTATCGCCGGGACGAGACGGGAGACGGTGACGGCCTACGCGCGCACGGCGCCGGCGTGTATTGACCGGAGCTTGTCGCCGTTGACCCGTGCCCACTCCTTGCCGTCAGCCGAGTTCCCCGCCAACACCACGCCGCGTCGCCCGATACCGTCCATGGGCACCGCGGCCGCGCGCAATGCCCGTCGCCCGGTGACCGTCGGCGATGAAGACGACACGGAGAGCCCGGCTCGCTCGGCGGTGTGGTGCGCCTCGAAGTCGAGCTCCGCGGCGTCGCCCCCGCACAACGCGGCGCCCGCGACGACGAAGGGAGCCGGCCCGATGACGATCTTGTCCGCCGCGTTGCGCCCGTTGTGCCATATGGAGAAGCAGTAGGTCGCCGAGCAGAGCATCGCGGCGACGGCCACGGTCAGGAGGTCCCCGTGCGCGCACCACCTCCTGCCGGCGCCGGCGCGGCCGCTCGGCGAGCTGGCGCCCGGCATGGCCGACCACGGGACGGAGAGAGGGAAGAACCGGGGAGAGAAGCTACTAGGAGGAGAGGAAAGGGAAGGCGCGCTCGGTGATGCGCGTGCGCAGATGACTTTTCGTGGATATGGTCGTATGGGTATGTGTGTGGTGCAGTGAACTGAGCAAAGGACAGAAGGTCTTAATCACGTCGCGTAAGCTTCAAAAAATGGAGGGGTGTGTTAGGAAGAGGAACATGCTCAACAACTTTTACATGTAGGATTATGACGTGTCATTATGGTGTTTGTTCAAGAAGACACTTGTTTAGGTTATAATTAGGTAGATAATTCATTGTCAGTATGTGAGCATCTCCTAACATTGTCAGGAAATATATTTTTTGAGTTATCTCCATGTTGTTATAGTACAAACTACAGATTTATAACAGGAGATGCATCAGATTATTTCCTCGCACAAAAAAAAAAAAGATAATTCTCTTAAGTCAAGTCATTTCCTTTCTCACAAGGAAAGTCTTCCCTCCTCCCGTCCGCGTCGCCGCCGGTCCACCTCATCTCCGATGGCCTTTGGGCCATGGACGTGCAGATGACCTCGGCCCCTCGCCAGCGGGAGGGACCCGTTCTTATTTTTGTTAGGTTCAACGTCTTTGTTGGGGTTGTGTGGCGGCGGCGATGTACCTCGGTAGGAATAATTTCTCCCACATTGTATCCTCGTCCTGATGGTGCGTTTAGCTTCATTggagggcatgtggaggtgtgtttCCGTTTGATCTCACGAGATTCGATCGGTGTTGGTCTTCGATGGATTTGTTTGGATCCAGTCTTCGTTCGTCTTTATTTGGGTGTTTACAGGCTTGATCCGTTCAATCTATGATTTTCTTCATTGGTGATGGTTGCTCCTCTGGTGCGCTGATCCTATGGGGTCTTAGCATGACGACTTTTCGACCGTCCACTACAACAAGATTTGCTCACCTTCGATGAGGGAGGGGCGATAACGAGAGCGCGCCcagtgcttgtagttgtcgctaggtggtgCACGGACCTATTTGTTATTTTTATTATCTTCGGTGTTTCTTGTACCGTCATGATTGAGATTGAATATATTGGAAGTTTTCTGGTAAAAACTGAAATAAAAATGAGATGCACCAGATTATAGCGGACCACGGATATACAAAATCATTAGGTAATAGAAAATGAACCAATGAAATTTACTTCCACGGCATCATGCTGAATCCTAGAGCTGAATTGGAATAGGTCGGTTTTGGCGTGCTATattgtcggattcggggttccgcagaccgttgagaggttcgaactctggggtgcatgcgaagaactctctctccccagtctgcctgctcaacgatcccacggcctagctcgacgaacccaaagaacaagggacacagggatttatcctggttcgggccgccttgcggtgtaataccctactccggctttgtggtggattgcctcgaggggctgaggatgaactagtacagcggTGGAacagccttaggaggtgaggtgttcctgagctcgatgagctggtggatcggtcagggtggaatggatccgttcTCCCTTCGgtccctctctacggtggtggctaagtcctatttatagtggccttggtcctcttcccaaatgtaggcgggaagggatcccacaacggccaaatttgaagggagacaactagtacaagctatcttgacaaaagtagtcttcgcctgcgaaaggctctggtggtgacgccgcgatgggctccgcgatgaccttcgtcttgccgttctggcggtcttggtcttgttgcactgatatgaaaacctttgcttgattcctcgggaccccgcgcctacgcttgcctccttagcaccaaagaggaaactggtacactgcgcccgttggcacccgcctggccttggtcgtcacggctcacgtcatgtgaacctcgcgaggtgtgctctgtatagatatctccgctcctcgggagctagcctagggaggccgcccccaagggaggtcttggcgtcgtccgcctcgcgaggcttggcccctcgcgggggtcttgagttgttgttgctgaagctgggccgtaccaggccgccgatggagccacgccgtgggccgcaggcaggcaagtctgggtacccccggtcccaggacgccgacagtagcccccgggcccaaggcgcgctcgaacttggcttcaagacaaagcgaaagggcaagtgcggagcgccgcgggccccaaccgcctgcggcctcggttgacgcatggcgattgattggtcgtgggcgcctccgcttccccacgctccctcggcaaccgttcgacttgatgagaccctgctgcatgcagagaaaaaccatcattacgtgcgatcgtggaggccggcggttggcctcctccaggCTATAAATGaagagaggggcggagccccctttgctcatctccttctcgccgcctgcttcttcttcctcttccttgcctCGCCGTCTTGCCGCGATACTCATGGCGTCGATTAGGAGGTTTTCTGTTGCGGAGAAAGGGAAAACCCCTCACGAGGAGCAGgggccactcccgccgaagaagaggttcgACCGTCCCCGCGACATTGATGTGAGGCTGGAGGTGACGCGaccctggtacgagcggcctccgcctggcttcccaCTCCCTCTGTACGCCCAAGCGCAAGGCTTTGGACAAGGTCGGAGCGCCCCGCGCCGTGCAAGCCACGGCCGTGGTGGCCAGGCTGAGGTAGCACGAGCCGCCGGCCCACGAacccatgccgagggctcctcgcacgagttcgtggtgtgggcggcgatgccaccgcGCATGTGGATCCAGCTCCCATGGCTCTTTGCCGAGGAGATGCTGCCAAGGGGGGCACTTGAGCTGTGGCTACAGCACGCCGGGTGCTGCACTCTGGCCACgtgggcggaggtcgaggtcgccccccgggcaagatcttcatgacccatggatggggcgaggtcgcccgcgccTGCCGCACTGAGggggccctcgcgatccactttgagtaagATGGCGTCTCCACGCTGTCCTTCAAGGTTTTTGAcgaggagggccgccgcctggagtgctgccctggaggcaGCGGCCTGCGCGGCGCGGCTGCGGGCGCCAGGCCTGTCACCAGCTCCTCTAGCAGCGACGACTCttggtgtggcaccccggctcggaGAAACCGGTTTACCctacattgccagcccagagatcgagtcttctggcaatacacaacaacatggtacagaaataaccgctttattgatactagcgtggtacaaaggtctgatattacatcgagattcgaggccaagcggcacacatggtgctgctggacagtatgtacattatttaatgaacatggctggggcctcgatcacacgaaactacgtggcagcggaagaatggcgtagcggaactccatggcacagggacaccgacgtggacacagcctagacacgagatgcgctccgatgcgaattaacttgcctgaaagctggcatgacacgccaggtcagtacattgaatgtacttgcaagctcacaacaaacataagcacgatgacagacaatatcatgataattaatcaagttaaattaatgcaagaaattactacaaatgcaaagctatgcaaagcaaccaaacagcgcaccgagtcacacggactcgcttaccagacggttacctcgtaaccaaacggtgaccacaccggggtcacacctgaaaccaatcactcatgaacacctcgagtgttcaaggttcaccacgaaacaatgcatcacaacaattaatagtttgcaagattaattataaaagttgatccatggtgtgacttactcccgagtcttgcccataaccgagggcgcggctatcgatagattaaatacactctgcagaggtagcgcactttacccacagtacggaatacctggcctcgtactcccattcgggtggaccaaagtattCTGATAaaaccctccctttgccatgcactctccccggccactccgaccatctccctctcagggctaggtcttgggtggccccgtgtctaccaaagacaccaactgCCACtgtccctcgcgggaggcaccggtggccccgtgtctaccaaaaacaaaacgagcacacaaggttatgtctgcctgccgggccagggtatgcacgcccataaccttccctcgcgggaggcaccggtgagagccacgacaaaggaccaaatcaagaccttcccattaggtaaatgtggtcgcactgaattaaaaacccgattcagtggcaccatgatgtgatcaacatcatattcaggttgaacttaatcaattaataactttcagaaaaactttttattactaatcatggcatcataccggaaatcatgcaactactcgtcacacagagcaagcaactcttaagcatggatcaaaacaagcaacataaatatcttgcaatactaagatcagaaacttctctggttataactcatttttatctacAAACGACATTTTTATTACttcatcatttagttgaaaactattactagcagaaaatagctaccataactttccataacaaaatatctagtgcaaaatcttactccACTTAGCCAAACAATTCCATGAActcaaccagaagctaaaacaagcatatcaagcatcataaaacaactagcaattaaccatattaatttatcaaattttaaatgcaaataaagactcatattcaagtagaaaatcatagatattgaaataacaccatccaaatgatgatgtggcttgccttagtgcagaggagggtcacactcctcctggttagcttcaaggcaagatcctccttctgaaaatattttgaaaccacaaaaataaatgtcaaaacacattctgaaaatcaccagaaattctagacagcaaggaaaaaatccagcttttggtgtgctgctagagctttctgtaacaaagacaacgcaaaaagaatcaattcatttggacttatggtttagaaatggtggctggtcaaagtttagtcaaatttttgaattaaatttgaataaatagaaaatcctatgggggtgacgtcgaaggcgtaaagtgggagtgcgcctccactcgtaccgcttcgggcgcgagtggtgaggctgtcGAGATCAGAGGGGAGGTggtgcttcgccggagctcatgccggcgacgagggggtttggggctaggctagagggatagatcggaagcggggctcgcgacgcacctgcccgtacccgtggcttgccgaaaggtggacggagctggtcgcagtcgagctcgcaagctcaccggggttcgccggagaggtggAAGA
This DNA window, taken from Triticum aestivum cultivar Chinese Spring chromosome 1D, IWGSC CS RefSeq v2.1, whole genome shotgun sequence, encodes the following:
- the LOC123168195 gene encoding uncharacterized protein, with product MPGASSPSGRAGAGRRWCAHGDLLTVAVAAMLCSATYCFSIWHNGRNAADKIVIGPAPFVVAGAALCGGDAAELDFEAHHTAERAGLSVSSSSPTVTGRRALRAAAVPMDGIGRRGVVLAGNSADGKEWARVNGDKLRSIHAGAVRA